From a region of the Primulina eburnea isolate SZY01 chromosome 7, ASM2296580v1, whole genome shotgun sequence genome:
- the LOC140835889 gene encoding uncharacterized protein, with protein sequence MELMDADRVRCAIFLLSGDARLWWESASVAVNFQTLTWNGFKEAFYAKYFTEEVRSRLTSEFMTLRQGGSSVAKFVRKFERGCYFVPLIANDAQAKLRHFLNGLQPILRRDVRVAGPSTYAVAVSRALAAEQDLRDIEANRQGKRPYHAPPQHQQQQQQRSQFKRPFQGPPGKKPYPGPPKGKGCVEDRRVIVAASRGTSLPWVVVRSWFDVRV encoded by the exons ATGGAGCTGATGGACGCtgacagggtcagatgtgctATATTCTTGCTGTCAGGGGATGCTAGactgtggtgggagagtgcatcgGTGGCAGTAAACTTCCAGACTCTGACGTGGAATGGATTCAAAGAGGCGTTCTACGCCAAATATTTCACTGAGGAGGTAAGATCCAGACTCACCAGtgagtttatgacgctgcgtCAGGGAGGTAGTAGCGTGGCAAAGTTTGTTAGGAAGTTcgagagggggtgttactttgTACCCCTCATTGCAAACGATGCCCAAGCAAAGTTaaggcattttctgaatgggTTACAGCCGATCCTACGCCGCGATGTGAGAGTAGCTGGCCCCTCTACATACGCAGTTGCAGTTTCTAGggctttggcggcagaacaggaTCTGAGGGATATAGAGGCGAACcgacagggcaagaggccctatcatgCACCACCGCAACACCAACAGCAACAACAGCAGAGAtcccagtttaagaggccgtttcaggggcCGCCTGGGAAAAAGCCTTATCCAggaccgccaaagggcaagg GCTGCGTTgaggatcgacgggtgatcgttgctgcatctag GGGAACATCGTTGCCTTGGGTGGTTGTACGTTCATGGTTTGATGTTAGGGTAtga
- the LOC140835888 gene encoding uncharacterized protein, with protein MGVSREKYHVWTIEESNELLKIMVDAAMRGWRDKNGVFSKKNVEKKILPALNDKIGCAKTITQYQSHLKWFKGRYSSYCKLMRHNSGFGWDPETKKFTSNDEVWEDYFKSHPKHEHYRTDTFEDYEDLRIVVGTGTATGKHSIGVGDDTDARKFEIEENRGTSLIDDYVFDHNIGEYFVQSDGQESSYQPPFFEDSISPLLSQPISSEVPATTRKPDRTEFEAKSNTFKSIDPNAMHEFSHSLEKVVSKIESIGNAGDTCWDAIKEVPNLDNRTRYKDCIEAIDGTHIPATVFGRDTNSYRNRHGMISQNVLAACNIDLEFIYVLSGWEGSAHDSSVLADALSRNNGLKVTQGKFFLVDGGYPNRRQFLALFRGVHYHLQDFTGQGRHPEYAKELFNLCHASLRNVIERLFGIFKSRFKLFKTAPPFKYTTQTEIVLACVGLHNFLRKECRSDEFPVETEIEVPPSSSEQVYEDDNFGELFDTQEQQQTNANAWRDAIGNQMWSDVDHIVNIS; from the exons ATGGGAGTTTCACGAGAAAAATATCATGTGTGGACGATTGAAGAGAGCAATGAATTGCTAAAAATTATGGTTGATGCTGCCATGAGAGGATGGCGTGATAAGAATGGAGTATTTAGCAAAAAAAATGTAGAAAAGAAAATACTTCCCGCTCTGAACGACAAGATTGGGTGTGCAAAAACTATTACACAATATCAAAGTCATCTAAAGTGGTTCAAAGGAAGATACAGCAGTTATTGTAAGCTTATGCGTCATAACTCTGGTTTTGGATGGGATCCTGAGACAAAGAAATTCACGTCTAATGACGAAGTATGGGAAGATTATTTTAAG TCTCACCCTAAACATGAACACTATCGGACAGACACTTTTGAGGATTATGAAGACCTGAGAATTGTGGTTGGGACTGGAACTGCTACAGGAAAACACTCAATTGGAGTAGGAGATGACACTGATGCAAGAAAATTTGAGATAGAAGAAAATAGGGGAACTAGTTTAATAGACGATTATGTGTTTGATCACAACATTGGTGAATATTTCGTGCAAAGCGACGGACAAGAATCTTCGTATCAACCTCCATTTTTCGAGGACTCTATTTCACCATTACTCTCTCAGCCCATAAGTTCAGAGGTTCCAGCAACAACTAGGAAACCGGATAGGACCGAGTTTGAAGCAAAATCAAACACATTCAAAAGTATTGACCCAAATGCTATGCACGAGTTCTCCCATAGTCTTGAGAAGGTGGTTTCTAAGATAGAATCAATAGGGAATGCAGGTGACACTTGTTGGGATGCTATCAAGGAGGTCCCAAATTTGGATAATCGTACTCGATATAAG GATTGCATTGAAGCTATTGATGGCACTCATATTCCTGCCACGGTGTTTGGGCGTGATACTAATAGTTATCGTAATCGTCATGGGATGATTTCTCAAAATGTTTTAGCAGCATGTAACATTGAtttagaattcatatatgtgctcagtggatgggagGGATCTGCACATGATTCAAGCGTATTGGCAGatgctttatcaagaaataacGGGCTTAAAGTGACACAAG GTAAATTCTTTTTAGTGGACGGTGGATATCCAAATCGACGTCAATTTTTGGCTCTTTTTCGTGGTGTGCATTATCATCTCCAAGATTTCACTGGCCAAGGTCGCCACCCTGAATATGCAAAAGAGTTGTTCAATCTCTGTCATGCTTCTTTGAGGAACGTAATTGAAAGGTTATTTGGCATATTTAAATCGCGGTTCAAATTATTCAAAACTGCTCCTCCGTTTAAATATACAACACAGACAGAGATTGTATTGGCTTGTGTTGGATTACACAATTTTCTTCGCAAGGAGTGTCGTTCTGATGAATTTCCAGTTGAAACCGAGATTGAAGTTCCACCATCTTCATCAGAACAAGTTTACGAAGATGACAACTTTGGTGAATTATTCGATACACAAGAACAACAACAGACAAATGCTAATGCATGGAGAGATGCTATAGGAAATCAAATGTGGAGCGATGTTGATCATATTGTCAATATAAGTTAG